In Zygosaccharomyces rouxii strain CBS732 chromosome D complete sequence, one DNA window encodes the following:
- the COX26 gene encoding Cox26p (similar to uniprot|Q2V2P9 Saccharomyces cerevisiae YDR119W-A) — MFFTQVLRNSAVSATKQAAKQISKSSAGEQWGLLEARRLSRGAVEWAVSLSLILAWPAAIIKFSEHNRWLKAREEYS, encoded by the coding sequence ATGTTCTTTACTCAAGTCCTTAGAAACTCGGCCGTCAGTGCCACTAAGCAAGCTGCAAAGCAAATCTCAAAGTCAAGTGCTGGTGAGCAATGGGGTCTTTTGGAGGCCAGGAGATTGAGTAGAGGTGCTGTTGAATGGGCCGTCAGTCTATCTTTGATCCTTGCATGGCCAGCAGCTATCATCAAATTCTCTGAACACAACAGGTGGTTGAAAGCTAGAGAAGAATATAGTTAG